The following are from one region of the Rhipicephalus microplus isolate Deutch F79 chromosome 1, USDA_Rmic, whole genome shotgun sequence genome:
- the LOC142804231 gene encoding uncharacterized protein LOC142804231: MRSLRNPILLFVQLVAWFGTLPPRANPARANYSSPVLLAAPIWMNTPLRHLPLSDGGILSIVTWSTTLRATAATQEHIKTTEFSCSFSGHGGAATMRSLRNPILLFVQLVAWFGTLPPRANPARANYSSPVLLAAPIWMNTPLRHLPLSDGGILSIVTWSTTLRATAATQEHIKTTEFSCSFSGHGGAATMRSLRNPILLFVQSLQTSTLPSDWKTGKVVPVHKSAI, encoded by the exons ATGCGGTCGCTCAGAAATccgattttgctttttgtgcagttAGTCGCCTGGTTTGGAACATTACCACCGCGTGCGAATCCAGCGCGTGCCAACTACTCTTCACCGGTGTTGCTGGCGGCCCCGATCTGGATGAACACGCCCCTGCGTCATCTGCCACTATCTGACGGTGGCATCCTTTCCATCGTCACCTGGTCCACAACACTGCGGGCGACTGCAGCGACGCAAGAGCATATAAAGACCACGGAATTCTCCtgttccttcagtgggcacggtggagcggcaacgatgcggtcgctcagaaatccgattttgctttttgtgcagttAGTCGCCTGGTTTGGAACATTACCACCGCGTGCGAATCCAGCGCGTGCCAACTACTCTTCACCGGTGTTGCTGGCGGCCCCGATCTGGATGAACACGCCCCTGCGTCATCTGCCACTATCTGACGGTGGCATCCTTTCCATCGTCACCTGGTCCACAACACTGCGGGCGACTGCAGCGACGCAAGAGCATATAAAGACCACGGAATTCTCCtgttccttcagtgggcacggtggagcggcaacgatgcggtcgctcagaaatccgattttgctttttgtgcag TCATTACAGACGTCCACACTGCCATCTGACTGGAAGACTGGGAAGGTGGTCCCTGTGCATAAATCTG CCATTTGA